In Zonotrichia albicollis isolate bZonAlb1 chromosome 9, bZonAlb1.hap1, whole genome shotgun sequence, the DNA window ctgtgctggggctggcctggggcttttcctgcagcgggacctgccctgctcatggcacaggaaacgcagttcctgctggagcaggaggctctgcctgcaatgggctccaacaactccagcaaggccctgtttgcaaagcccccagtgggaaatgaaggagggaGGTCactctggttttggggtgaatcatgctgaaaccagcctgactcctccatcccaaatttcAGTTTCCTCAGAGGGAAttgaagctgtggcagagctggaaaaatccccagagaaaggaacaaccaagtgacaccactgagagcttctgcagagctgctgagctggcccagcctgggcacatctgactgacagggcagcacctcagactAGAAAAGccccatcccaaattttaaCGGCAGCGtctcctgacatttcccttCCTGGGGGAGGTGGGGATTCCTCCCTGCAGTGGAGACACccctcaaggtcactgctccTGGCTGATCCAAAGGGACTTGCCCACATTCAGTGGTCTGCAGGAGTGACATCAATCTCTGATTAATTACAGATTTTGCTTTAATACAGTTGCTTTGAAAAAATTTCTTAGTGCTCTATATAGTATATTATACATCTCTTAAATCAtggttaaatatttctgatttagaCAATTTTCTCTAATAATTACCATAACAgattgtcggatctcaagatctcagtcctgagatgctgagcctccgagaccagcttgggggtctcgggactcctggaatgttgccagaagtgtctggtagctggactttaaccctacacaggagacgacaaggatgagggcttcaccgggtgaatggtgaagggattagttaattagagagtgagacacaaggtttaggatttatgtgcaggggggtttggaggagtaagatggaggaattggggtgtgtcctgtcctccttctgttcctcttctcctccatcttcttttgccacggtggcacctttggattggttattactaagagtacgccgagttataagaatagatggtattggggaaaaatgataaatattgtatacgtcacaatgggtataaagatacgtggctgcccgggagggcagagacagtgtgcccatggctgactgctgagcggatctttgttaggctgaaagaacatcttttagataaacaattaataaacataaaaccagaaagaagaactgaagcctcttctcgtccttcgatacgcgggctgcccaaggccacccccgggccttccaggcccctcaaacagccgagataaaccggacaatagataatacatatttacataaatatatCTGGTTTGCCATCCCtaatcctgtgggacaaattCTACAAAGGTTTATTTCCCACTTTATAATTCTTTACACACAAACTCTTGAAAAGtctgcagctgggattggaAACAGCTGCTCCAATGTGGCTCTCCCAGAAGGAGTTTAGAAAGCCTGGACATCcttgggggtatttggggatCTGTGGGGGCTATTGGGGCTCCTTTCTGCACCTCGTGACCCAACAGGAACTTCTGTAATAAACTTTGACTGCAGCtaccactgtgcccatgacagaaacccctgtgagtgtctgggacatcccagctctttggcagcctggagactcctgggatgtcaccatggaatggctgtgactgcctctgaccacagggctctttaacatccccagaaagccctgtgAGGTCTCCATGGGGaacctgtctgtgcctgtgacattccagctctggaacagcctggagactccagGAAAGTTcccatggaacctctctgagggcctgtgacaaatctgatccttagcaggcaaccatcaccagcctcctGTTGTTCTGTTCAATTTCCATGGCAAcaatcaccagccccctgttgctatggtcagtttccatggcaaccatcaccagcctaCTGTTGTTCTGTTCAGTTTCCACGGCAACCATTATCAGGACCCTGTTgatatggtcagtttccatagCAACCATCCCCAGTTCCCTGTTGCTATGCTctgtcccttggcagctccatggagaccccatggcaggggtggttgccatggacaccagctcaggcctgcagccacagcccgttgccaaGGCAATCACTGGCAGcccccccatccccaggctcatgggatcccagaaccacagaattggctgagctgggagggatccatcaggatcctccagtccaactgctggccctgcacaggacaccccaacaatgccagcctgggcctggcagcgctgtccaaacactgctggagctcagagagctctggagctgggacccttccctggggagcctgggcagggccccagcagcctctgggcaaaaaccttttcctgacatccaacctgagcctgccccgactcagctgcagccgttccctccactcctctccctgggcaccagagggaagaggttcccacagccccagccagggacccactcccaaggctgttgccatggccaccagggctgggaccagctgggatgcttgGTTTCCACGGgctggggttcaggaatgggattccccaatttcctgctccttctaAAACCGCGCTGCCCCCACTGCCCTCcggcctcccatggaaagcacaaaaggcaaaaatcctgggctgggataagaacaatttattgggaacagcaatgagataaggaaGAAAcgaaaacagaaataatattgataacagaagggataagaaaaactgtttacagggaaaactaataCATCAACAACAGGGTCTTCCTGGCCAtgcatttcccctgcctggaaaggacacccttctcctcagagggagagagagagagtccctgtcctgcccctggcaatgacctgaggtgggaGTAAATGTAATGACACGGCCATGGCCAGAAcctcatgttcttccatcccacatcatgtctttggcaagggcaggaaaagggacaggtaTCTTCCcagatggatcacagggaaaatggatccCCATGGCTCTTCCCAATGTGGGCCCTCCaatgggggatgaagctggagtggtgcatgaacctgttcctgcatttgtggcatttgcagggcttcccttaccagTGCCTCTGTTGGTGTTGGGtcaaggcagagctctgggtgaagctcttcccacactggggatactcatagggcctctccccagtgtggatgcgccagTGGGTGATGAATTGGGACTTTTTCTTGAAGCCCATCCCGCATTCAGGGCAGCGAAAGAGCCTCTCCActgtgtgaatccgctcatgcagacggagatttgagctggtctgaaacctcttcctacATATGGGGCActggtagggcctctccccagtgtggatgcgttggtgcctgacgagggtggagtggcagctgaagcccttcccacattccccacactcgtagggccattccccagtgtggatgcgttggtgggtgatgagggcGGACTTTTGCTTGAAGCCCATCCCGCattcagggcagcggaagggcctctcctctgtgtgaatctgctcATGCAGAcggagattggagctggtcaAAAATTTCTTCCCACAAGTGGGGCActggtagggcctctccccagtgtggatgcgttggtgcctgGTGAGTTCTgacctgtagctgaagcccttcccacattccccacatttGTAGGGCCAtttcccagtgtggatgcgttggtggctgatcagggtgctgctctgcctgaagctcttcccacactgcaagcacttgtggggcttttCCCAATCAGGAAGCTGCTCATGGGCCACCAGCGCAGAACTCTGGCTGAAGGCCTGCCCACCGTACTGGCTCAGGGTGagtctttcctcctcagtgcaccctgagctgggtttggagcccctcctcatgtgggatgtctgaggtttttcttccctgttggattcctgtgcactAGATTcactcaaaacggcctctttcACAAGGTTCTGCCATGCAGATTTTTTCTCCCTGATCTCCACCCTCAGTTCtttccctggggaaggaaggacaaggaaaggatgggatttgcctccatgccacaggaaaggggaaggagatcccacCAGTGCATCCCCGATAGGATGGTGTTGGCAGcggggttgtcctgcagccaggggccatATTGGGCTGGGAgacagagcaggagagagggggaaaggggcactgacttcctcctcacctgtctgggtgtcctggggatccttcctcttcctcacagcctccttttccatctggcaatGGTTTGGGGATGGAAAATCCTGTTTTGGCAGAATAACAAGGGATGAGCACATTGAGATTTGTACTGGTTTAAATGCAAACATGGGGAACATCTAAACCAGAATTGCAattaaataacaaaattaagatcaaggcaatgatacagaaaccctgccttaaactgacagagtcaggatataacctgacaccctgttggtcagggtggtggctgcaATCCCAATAAAAGGTGGCTgtagtcctgttggagtgatcaacgtgattctgtcagagcagtgatcctgtagaagggtctggtcttcctctgaaggtccagtggtggttatggagctcttgtcctctgggaatccagtaggcaagctgctcctggtgttgcaaggctcagcttatatccaggcaggaatgcttggatcctccccctgggcggagcatcccacaatgggatgatggaattttatcagtcctgcagtgacactcaatggcccattagcagaagatatctcccctggagggcgttatcagggctgagtcaaagaagagataaagaacactgccccacctgtttatagcagttgctGAAGTttgggattgaaaacatgcatttggttacatcttgcatacCAACCTggaacagtggggtaatccctgctcagggggtgaacaccaccccccttacccaaactggctcaggtgtaaaacccccaccctgggaatgccacacacacagggacaatgtcacacttgctctgctccaggggaggtctctgtccctgtcactcatcttttctctttctttccatctctctctctacctcagatttactgttcaataaaatccattttggattTGCTCGCgttagcaccttaattggggcagaggcatctctctgaCAATTTTCCTAACCATATTGCCATATTATTTTGGcgcagtgagttcagggcactgttctctgaccccaagtgcctttgacaacagcatggttccctccaCTGACGAGGTTGTGGTTCTtgctggaagaactcttggaaacttggacacagtcgctccttcctcctggggaacttatgggagaaatgatgaggaaaatggcttttatgggtggccagtgtaaagaaaataatttgttgtgTTTCCGtataaaattgttaaaatcactggaggagagggagcaaatgttaccagcgagactgacaaggttcattcaccccacggtgaggaacacaaggcggctaaaagtcccacaagaagcccagctcaagtagataAATTTCCAAATtaagtcctgaattcccaggcttgggggCTTTACCAAATATGAGAATCATTTTTCGCTttatccctgtcacctttgtgagtGCTACACAGGgctttccattccttttaataatctgtattgggccaaatttccactttcctgTTATTGGAactggccagcagctgagctggagctgtgcaggaagcaatgaatattggaattgccacatcactgcttggaATGTCGGTTTATTCATATTTGAGATTTGTTTGCGCTTTCATCCCAAGTTACTTGTGGGAAGAGTatatattcttcaaagtgattttgcagagtcaagtttgatttctatcaagtttattttgtccagtgcacAGAGGATGCTTAAGGGGTCCCTGTGCCTCTCGcactgggggatgcttgggaggggtttggggggggttttcccgtccctgtcaccccaggctgttccccaggggttgtccctgtccctgttacCCCAAGGCAttccccaggggtgtccctgtccctgtcaccccaggccattccccagggggtctccatcattttcacccaggaaatgcctgggggttctccctccctctcacccctgtgccagggggtgcttggggcagtctctgtccctctcagccctgctgtgaccccacccaaacatcatcggggtcagagggacagagacacctccaaacccccagaagggctgaacctgggatttggtttggggctgaggatttaggaaagggctggaattggggctgcgttggagttggggctgagatttggattagagctgggattggggttagggctagacatgggattggctttagggctggggttgggatagaTGAGTTTGGGACTGGGATGAGATTAAATACAGagctgtgagtgtgtctaaacatggagtgagactgagaccaggattGGGGTCGGGTTTGGgattgagctcacccagagcgggacaggggggatgtcacggtgggaaggtttggggaaaatcctggtttggagaaaaacaaggtgtgaatgccttgggttgTTGACTCCTCCAACCCACGTCCATTTCTAGAAGTCACCAGATGTCCAAGAATCAAGAGTGAatcaaaaaaagccaccaggagtttcccatttccagtctcatccctcttgggTTATGGTTGGTCCCCCATCTCCGGGCTGGTGGGGATCCCATGGGTCCTAgagatccctcctctccagggtcctgcttttggattctgggaggttctggggtcccaaggtccccctctccagcctcccctcaatccagAAACTTGAGGTtggttcccccttctttccaccaccctgtcctggttaagggcaaatttggttgaaaccctccaaaaggagtttcctctagaatgccgattcagcagccccaccctcagccagtccgggaaaatatttccggggagaaaagtctaaaaaaactttattttacaggcaaagcattcaccagcacaaaaattgaacaatattaagcaataaaacgtcctgctgctccaaaatagatgacaaactccGAAAGTCCCATCTTTGGTTGTAGCTCAGGGCACTCAGTGTCTTATCAGTGCCTTATCAGTggcttatcagtctcttatcagtctattttcagtctcttatcagtccgtCCAGCGCTGGAAATGCCTCGGCCCAGGCTCGTCCCAGTGGGCctcaggtgggagctgctggtggtattctggtttttcagtccagagcaggtttaaacagctccaaagaaaaagaaaaatcaaagtgcaGGGAACTTCTGCCTCAGAGACCTAAAAACTGActgaaagcaaaggagagctctgtcctgctgtctgtccatccagcagctggaatgtagaggagtgagtgcagtttctgaaaacaaactgcagcttcttcctcctcccttcgctctcagaaccagccttaaaggtgcagaactcatttctgggctaaacagacccATGAGGGTACGAGCAtcatgaagtcaccccaggacacccctgtcagggtcagggggtcctgtccccgcctcatctccgggctgcccggagtcccccagctccggtatcgccccttcccctctccccgccccgggggtcccccgttccacagccccggctctcacagggatccccaaaaccaatgtcccgccccgtcggtaccgggccatccccacgtggaccccccgggaccctcccgaggggcgATCGCGGCGCCTCTTCccccgaaaaagctcctcttggAGGGCTCGGAGATATCCGGGGCTCGAGTCCGGGATCTGCCGGCTCCGAACACTCTCCAAAATATCCTCCCggagacccctggctggagccggggcgagctcggcctccgccctcccctgcggctcggggctgggggcgatgctcccggggcagggggtgctgcaggctcagcgTGCGGGCGTTGCGAGCGCGAttctcccgctcccgctcctgctcctcctcttcctcccgcacttcctccgctcccagcccggacccccctttcccaccgctctgccccgcggccccgcagcaccggctgctgggtgggggagcccccgatcggtcccagggctgggcagggggctcggggaccCCCCCGGGGCGGATCCGTCCCCCGGCCCGAGCCCCAAATTCCGCTCCGGGgccgccgggctctgcgggcCCGCCTGGCAACCGGTGAGTCATTAGCGGGAAAAGATCTGGTTGGCTGGAAATTGGTTAGCGCctcttctgattggctggaattgtaaAAGGCGCTTCGCCCTGCCGGTGTTCCTGGGAGCTGCGGAGTCCAGGCGGgagccttttccagtttctttctgttctgtgaGTCCTCTTCccgatttctttctctccctttctcctccctatTTCTTGTTCCGTTCAGTCCACGTTCAATAATCGTCGGTTGCGTTCCCACGCCCTCATTCGCTCCATCACTGGGGAAGAGGCGTCTCTCCCTCGCGGGGTCGTAATCCATGGgcagggtcccttcccaccccagtcCTTCCAGGACTCGCTTctatttcctccctccctctgcttccagaggggaaggtgctggaaaatgtccatcaaagccacctttgctgtgtgctctgggagcccacagagctgctggatcttctccccttgggagagaagctccttgggaggcacggcaggagcagcaccctgggagcctcgggaatgcccctctgggatccacggcAGACAgtgccagggtctggaattccagttctCAGCTATtaaaagatgttcctgcccttgagggcaaagctgtcaagaaggagccaaaagccaagtggagcaagatcttacagtggcatttcactgccagccttcctAACTTCACCCATGGCTGCTGTAGCTCCTgaattgggaattaaatccGGGCACGGTCTTTggtgtgagctgccctgggtcaagggagaccctgagagagaaacagagcaggggaagagaggcaggagagaaaggagggcacaaacacaatcagctgagaaggtggcactctgaaaacagacCAGAACTGACTGAAAAGCAATATAacagaaaggaataattttgcatcttttagttactatcaaaatacaatttcttccccttctcacaaATCTCAtcccagtgtcattcagcagggctgtcaaAAAGTCCTTAACTCTGGGTGGatgttccaggctgcagcca includes these proteins:
- the LOC141730249 gene encoding uncharacterized protein LOC141730249, with product MRRGSKPSSGCTEEERLTLSQYGGQAFSQSSALVAHEQLPDWEKPHKCLQCGKSFRQSSTLISHQRIHTGKWPYKCGECGKGFSYRSELTRHQRIHTGERPYQCPTCGKKFLTSSNLRLHEQIHTEERPFRCPECGMGFKQKSALITHQRIHTGEWPYECGECGKGFSCHSTLVRHQRIHTGERPYQCPICRKRFQTSSNLRLHERIHTVERLFRCPECGMGFKKKSQFITHWRIHTGERPYEYPQCGKSFTQSSALTQHQQRHW